ATGGGGCACAAGCGAGGTTGCTcacttcttcgcctgtcAGGGAGTTCCCCTGGCGCTCCGGGAGCTGCTGGTCTCTCAGGACGTCGACGGCTCTGCCCTCCTGCAAATGCAGGAAGAGCACCTGGCCGAGATgggagtgcatgcatgggAAGATCGGCGACTCCTGCTGTCAGTTGCAGGCATTCTGCACAAACTGAAGAGACGGCACGCGCAGCGGACGCTCTACGCGTCTGCCGAACAGCTGGAGCAGGCTCAGGCGGTCGTCGCGACTCTGGAGATCCCCGCCGACGAAATCAGCATCGAAGGCCGCGTCGGCGAAGGCGGCTACAGTCGGGTGTACAGGGCGAGGTGGAAGTACACCCGGTCTCTCGAACTCGAGCAGCAGCGCCAGGGCTTGCTTCAGTATCAACAAGACGTCCAGAACTATTACGCTTGGGTTCGCCAGCACGCACAGAACTCgacgtcttctcgcttttccggCGAAGCTCAGAAACCGAAGGCCGGGCGCAGCTTCGCTGCTCCTGGGTGTGAACTCGCAGCGtcatcttcctcgtctgtcgcgTCATCGTCGGAGTCTTCACTGAAGGACCGCACGAGAACTGAAACAGATAGGCTTCAGTCTCTTCGCGAGTCGCGCTCCTCGGGAAGAGCGGATGGCTCTCAGGTGGAAGGACGCTCGCTATCCGATGCCGCTGCCTGCAAGGCCGCAggctcgtctgtctctccagagttCTTGCCGGCTGTCCTCTTCCCAAACGCGTTCTGTTTGGATCCCGCCGGCGACGGGAGTCTTTCCGCGTCGACGTCGCTAGCCGTCTCTCTGGCGCCTCAGCTGCCAGTGACGCAGCCTTGTCCGTGTATGCAGGCTTATCCTCTCCCGCCGCCTGTCCCCGCGTTTCCTCAACCTCGGTGTTGCGAAGGCTTCGCGAGCggctctgcgtctttctctggggACATGCGTGTCGCAGTCAAGGTCTTTCGTCAGCGCGAACTGCGGACTCTGCAGCGCAGCTTCTTTTCCGAGTTGTCGGTGCTGGGTCGCCTGACGCACCCGAACATCGCGATGCTTCTCGGCGTAGTCTCCGCGCCGCTGTATGGGCTCGTGACCGAGTACGTTCCAGCAGGTTCGCTCTTTGACCTCCTCCATGTGCGACGGATCCCTCTCTCGTTCAGCCAAGTCGCGCGGTTCGCCAGAGACATCTGCCATGGCATGCGGTACCTCCACGAACAGGGCGTTCTCCACTGCGACTTAAAGAGTCCGAATGTACTCCTGGGCCGACGCGGAGAGATCAAGCTGTGCGACTTCGGCCTCGCGACCCTCATCGAGACGGCTCCAGATGCTGCCGACGCGCGCTGCGAGGACGGCGAACGGCGCGATCCTGCTGGAGGCGACGCGGCGGCCGCGCAGTGGGGCAGAGAGGCTAGGAAACCGCAGCTGCAAGAGGCGCACCTGGGATGCGTCGGCACTCACCACTGGATGGCTCCCGAAGGCAAGGCCAGCGCGAAACTcgaaacgcgagacagaaaagagaggagaagaaagagaaggcagaccagagagaagggagaagaaagagaaggcagaccagagagaagggagaagagagggaagggaaagagaagagaggaaagagaagagagggaggggaaagagaagagaggaaagagaacagaggaaagagaagagagggaagagaaagagaagagagggaagggaaagagaagagagggaagggaaagagaagagagggaagagaaagagaagagaggaaagagaacagaggaaagagaagagaaagagaagagaggggaagcgaTGGGCTCTTGGGAAGAGTCGAGAGAACTTGGAATTTTTTTCGTTGGTGTGTTCTGCAGTTCTTCGTGGGGAGCCTTTCACGGCTGCTGCGGATGTCTACTCCTTTGGCATGGTTCTGTGGGAGATGGTTGCGAGGAAAATTCCTTTTGAAGGTGAGTTCTTTTTTagtgtgtttttctccgaGTCTCAGAGTCTCAGagtcttgtttttctctgcacttTCCTGTTCTGGTTtggtctgtctcttcgccattttttttcgtctctgtctcgtctttttgtatctccctcgtttttttatttctgtctgtccctagtctctctctgcttctctctgtcactttcctctctcgcgtttctgcttctttcagGCATGAATAGTCCTGCGCACATCATCACGGCAGTGGGGTACggcggcgcgtctcctgtgttgtctccgtcgcctccgcctctgcgGGAAATCCTGGAAAGATGTTTGAGTCCTTCTCCGCAGAACCGGCCTTCGTTTGCGTGGTGCGCTCAACAGCTGCAGTCTTTGTACGCGGCAAATACGCTCGACGTCGAGGTGAATCTCAGCACACTGCTGGGTCTTGAGTGAAGAACTGGAGGCATGTTGGGAGAGCGCTTCTGAGTCCCAGGCCTTGGCGCGGCTGAGGCGCTCAGGTGAGGCATGCTCCTCTCCTGTCGCGGTTgtgggggagaagagagcgacggggGACGCGCTGGTCTCTGCTCCTCAGGCACAGCCTTCCTGCGCCGCATCGGCGGTGGATTTTACGCGGGCAACATGGCGTCGGAAGCGATGGTAATCGAGAGAAGGATCGAGCAGGCGCGGAAGAGGAGCTGTCTCATCTTTGAAGAAggtcgaaagagagagggggaggagaacatgcaggaagagagaagacctcgaagaagcagggagaggaaaagggcAGGCGCGAAACTCGCGCCTGCCCATAACGGAGACAGTCCGGCGAGCGAAATGTCACGAACgaggggaaacagagagcggagagagacggggagaggcaccagcagaaaaaaggtgGACGCAACCAAGCAGCAGCGGGGGAGGGGAGGGGGGGAgaacaggaaaacgagaagtaACGAGAGAACGGGGAAGTTGCCTCTCGGAGGgtctttcctcgcttgtGATGAGAGACAATGAGCATGCAACTGAATCGGTCTATCGCAGACTCAAGGGAAACCACTGTTAAAAAGAACTCTTTTCCTCACAGATTCAGCTCTCAACCATCTGCGGAAGCTACAGCGCGTCCCCTAGATGGAGGGAAGCTTCTTCAGAGCGATCCGCTAAACTCCGGACCTCTCTGCCTAAAAAAAGACCTCTCATAACAGAAACTTTTCCGTGAATGGAAAACGCGCTTtcaaagatatatatatatatatatatatatatatattgtgaatgtgcatgcagtggttatacagttatatatatatatatatatatatatatattatatatatgagtatatgttgagagagagaagctttTAGAAGGGTACGAATCTACGGAGAGAGGTGCATGTAGATCAATGTAGCGATGTGGAGTGTGTATGGTCATCTCAGCTGGCGACTGAGAGTGGAGAGGCATCTCTCTATTCGTGGGGAGCGTGACGGAGGTATCTTTCCTCGCTATCTGAGAATgccaagaagagagaaatgtgGAATTttcaaaagagaaacgcgtcacCGGCACAGTCACTGTCTCCGTGTGTGTCCCTGAGGCAACAGCCATTTtgcggcttcttcgttcctcaCGAAAAGCGAGGCAAACGGAGAACGTAGTGGATtagaaaagcgagaaaaacgcaagggaaaggcatgcagcagagaagcgaggtcaagggagaagcgagaagggagaaagaacaagacCGACGAGGTGCGTAAGGAGGCGAGGGTGAGAAGAAATGGGGAGAAGACATGAACAGCGCGTCAAAGGAAATGCTAGACACATGACTTGTCTGCTTGCTTCCCTTCACTCTGAAGCTCTCCACTCTTCCGGAAAAAAAccgtctcgcctccttcccttgtctcttccttcgccgcttgagaagacagacggaagccgcctgtctcctctgctgcttccctcGACGCCGAAAAACGCTTTTGCCGCAGAGCAGCGCATACCCAGATGAACAGGGACGCACATGGCAGACAGTGTGCATCCACGCGGGCATGCATGGAGGtaaggaaaaaggagagagaagagagcgagaggaggaaacgagacgaaTTCCCCAAGTCACGACAAGGGGGGCTGGgtgggaggaaagagaagaacattTTTAAGTCAAGACGCAAACTGAGAAACGtcaaagaagcgagaaaagtcaaaggagagaggaactaAAGCGGGCAAGAAATCAGAAGCGCTTCTGGAACTCGTTTGCCAGCTGGGCAAACTGGTAGTCGCTGAGGAGGCCTCGACTGTACGCTGTCGCCAGAACCTGAGAAGGAATCAAAAACATGTCGATACAGTAGatctgcagaaaagaagagcgtCAACGACGTTCACACCCACAGCGCTGGGAGAGAaattgcatgcgttcttgCGGAGAGCGCATCCCCGCTTCCTCACCTCACGATACGCATGAGTCCTGAAGGAAATGAAAAGAGTTTCTCCTTCGAGGCCAGATAGAAATACTTTGTGTACGAAGAAGACTCTGCATCCTAAAGGAAACTCACTGCTCTGCCAGCATCGTGTAAAACGTCCGGAGTGGAGATGCTGAAACTTACCTGCTGGACGGCCGCGAGggtctgcgtctgcgctgATTTGTCGGAGGCAAGCAGCAcaggcgtctctccactgcAGAGCGAGTTCAAACACAAAGTGGATCGAAAAGTgaaacgagaaagcagagcagagagaggagacacaaagaagagaacgcacAGCTGTGGAGGCACCACCGAGTAGGAGAATCAGCGGCCCTACGCTTCACAGGGAAAGTCTGTTGCGCGtccaggagagaggagcaacgCGTAGGCGCGAGCAACGGAGTCTCCACTCGATGAATGCGAGTCTTCCGGAAAAAGGTCCGAGACAGACAAACGGCAGCGGCCTCCATTTTGAGTCGCGTCGGTCACTGGAGATCGGTAACGACCAGCACAGAGAGctgtggagaaaagagaatcTGCGCCACTCACTGCCATGTGATGTGCATCGTCGTCTCAGCCTGAAGCATGGTCGGTTCGCCGTCGATCTGCAGCGGAATCTCTTGAGGCAACACCAACTGGATGTCCCGGCCCTGACAAAGTCGAACCGGCTTCGCCAATCCCACCTGAGAACCGAAGCCAAGccagtatatatatatatatatatatatatacaaatctatatgcatatatgtatacatatacatacatatatatatatataaatatatacaaatctatatgcatatatgtatacatatacaaatatatatatatatatatatatgtgagacatgtgtatatttgtgtCCAGAAGGTTGTCCAGTCCTGGAAGGAGTTGGGTACGTCCAGAAGAGTTCTGGATTGGCAAATCGTGGGTGTGTGTTGGTACCTGAACTTGGCCGAGGTGAAAGAGACTCTTGAAGCCGACAACTTCGATGAGTTGATCGTTGATGATTTGCTGTCTCCACCGAGTAGGGCCGTTCGGCGACTTGATCTCGCTTTTcgtgccttcttctcgttgcGCCTGCTCCTTCatttcttcactctctgcgttcttctctgatCCGGCAAGTCGCTGAGGCCCTGCAACATTCGGCTTGCATGCAATCTCAAGCTTCGGCTCTTCTGGCCCTCTGTCCACCGCGAGAGTTTCGGCGCGTTGACTTCTGCgcatttctcttccttctcgtccggACGCTTCaacagtttctctctctcctcggttGCTCTCTTCCGACTCGGAACCACGAGGCCCACAGCTCGCGCTCTTTCTCGAACTCGCAAAACgcgtcctttctccctcttctcgctcttctccttctctccgagacgcaaaacgcgtcctttctccctcttctcgctcttctccttcgtctctcctaGGCCTTATAGACGGGGAGTaggtcgcgtctctcgcgttgcTACAGCCACAGCAATCCCCGCAGCAGAGTTTCGTTCGGTTTTCTGGGAACCGCAGCCAGGCACTGCACGCCACACGGCCTTTCCTGAGTCGCTCTTCaacgtttcttcctcgacgcgcgcggcgaggagacagttcgGAGACAGATACGTCTTCCAGAGACTGGCCGCGCGTCTGCCAGACTCCTCTTCCTGCGCCTCGCGCCGATCTCTTCCTGTTGTGGCtgtccttcgtttttctgttcttcagCGGCGATGTCGAGCAAGAGACTCTTGACTTTCTTTGGGAAGATCCCGCGAAAGGCCGGTCTACAGAGTCGTCGTCCTCCTCAGCTGCTTTCGACTGAGACTTCTTCTGTCGGTCTCGGGTGCATCCATCCGAATCCTTAGGTGAGAGTTCCTGCGGAGCAACTGCGGGGGCGATCTCGGGATCCGCGGTCGAGCGCGAGGCCTTGCTGCCGCTTGGAAGATTCCCGCGGTCGCCTTCATGGCGATCTCCCGCATCTGGAACAGGAGTTCTCTCgagtcttcgcttctctcggctctcctcggagacgcagcgacgCCTCGACCCTGCATCCGTCGGCGAGGCACCGCGAAGCTCAACCGCAGGTTCCCAtggcggagaagacagagcagaagaagaagctcgaaCGGAAGTCGCGTGCACAAAAGAGGTAGGTAAGGAGGAGGAATTCAAGGAATGGATGCtgaagtgcatgcgttcgtgTCTCGCGCGTTTTCGCCGAGAGAAATTGGTGTGGAGGGCGTCGCAATACTCgccggagagcgaagaagacatgcGAGGGTGCGGGGACTGGGTCCTTGTCCCCGCGATGCGTTCTCGAAGTCTGAAGtcgcggagagaagccgacacCGGAGGAGCGGAGTCGGTACAGGCCGAGAAccgcgacgaagaggaccGAGCACCCGTCGAgacgctgtctccgcgaggaaaagaaggcaaCGTGACCTGCGCcccgcagcagcagcagcgacaggCGCGGAACTCCTCGGCTGCGGCCTCGCAGGCGCGGCGGGACCGGTGGTGGCTAGCGGAGACACTGCGACCGGAGACAGAGGTCCGAGGAGGCGCCAGGTGGAAGACCGCTGCAGACGACGCTGGGGAGAAGGACGGAGGATCCGACAGATGTACTTTCTCCACCGCCTGCCGGTCCTCGCGCGCCCTGCTCAGCCGCgtatgcatgcgccgccGCGTCGCCGGCAGTGCATGTGCACTCTGTGACAAATgggagactgcatgcgacctCGACTCCCTGTTGTGCGAGAcggggaaagaaggcagCAGCTGGCGCTGCTGGGGCGCGCGGCCTACGTCGTGAGAAGAATACTGCAgcgaaggaagcggagagagaccgcCCGGAGACGCCGACGCCGCCCAAGACTCCGGAGCGGTGTCCCACAACTCCACTCCGCCTGGAAAGATCAGCAGAGGAGGGCAAAGAGAACAGACGGTAAAGCGCATGCGCCCATATGTTTGTTCACATATGCACCGAGGTGAGCTTGTAGGCGAGGCTGCAGGGGCAGTCGCCACACCGGCAGTCTCCATGCAGTGCGCCTGACTACGGAATCTGAGGATCGAGACAGAATCGACAGGACTCGAATCTCCGGTTGGTCACCGAACCGTGCTCCAAATGCATATGATGTACAGGGCGAACGACCGAAGCAAtcgagagacggagacatcGAAGATGCACAGGCGGAGACGCGTCCACGCAGCTGCAAGCAGGCGACCCGCTTCCAGGATGCCCCACAGCGGCGAGACGCGAGGGTGgcaggcgacagcgagagtACGTTGAAAATCGCTTGTCTAAATACGGACGGATTCCCCTTGGACGAGTAAACCGAGGACGCATATCTGACGACTGTTGATTAGCGGCAACACGGTAACCAGGGAAGTTTGGTTTTCCTCAAAACGGTTTGGACCAAGAGGCGCAGCAACATTCGTGCACTTTCAAAGGAACCCCACAGACacttcgctgcatgcgcagcgcTCGGGGAAAGCGTGAGTGGCTtctcgcctgcatgcagccgctgTGGGCTCTGAAAGGGAAGACGCTGTTTCTTGACCGGAGCACGACGCGCAGTTCGGTTTACCTGCGAAACTGGGGATGTTGACGACGCAAATGCCTTCCAGATACGGGAGAGCGATTTCCTGGCCGTCGCAAAAGATCTTCAGGCCTCTTAAGGCGATGTTGGGGGTGACGAGAAAATCTCGAAAGCCGACTTCGCCGTAGAGAAACTTGTTTccgagctgcatgcaggaaagagccgcgagacgaaacgagTGCAGCAGCGGAGGTGGGGAGGGCCTTGAGAACTTGAGTCGCTTTTTGCGCAGAGACAGTGAATGCACATGAGCTGAAAAGGACGGTACGGTACATTTTGAAACGAATGCAGCAGCGACGGGTCTCCGCTTTGTTTCCGACAAAATTTCCCCTGAAACACGGTGCTCGTTCGGAACCgcgcggcggcggcgcgtcTCATCGcgggagaaaacaggaaaaaaacgcatgcagagcaccTTTGCCGAGCATCTTCGCCTGTGATGACCCCATTCAGCAGTACGCACCGAGGCTCCGGTACACAAACGTCAGGAGTCCACCGCGCGGCAAAGACTCCAAAGACGAAGGTCGTCGAAATGAATTCAGGAACTCCACTTCCACTAGTACGAGACAACAGTCAACCTCTTGTAGCGGCTATCTATTGCATGTTGGTGACGTAAACAGAGCAGCCACCCACAGCTTCTGGGCGCGCTTCAACCtcacacacaaacagagagacacttgCCGCGAGTCGCCGGCACGGCGCCTTCGAGAGGTCGCGGCTCCGAAGAAGACTTTCGCGGCTGCGGAGACCCAAAGTGAAGGTTTTGTGGCGACTACGTTTTGCCCAGCTCTCGAGTAAACCGAACGTCGCTCGTCTGACGCTCAACATACTGGCAAGGCCTCTTACGCGGCTCTGAAACAGCTCGGGATTCTCTTCCCGGAGCTTGTGGAACTTGAGGACAATCCGCGCAGCCACACCCACATCGAGGTAGTTCGAGAAAGTCGTTTCGACGAGCGTCGCGTTCGTCTTGTCAGAAATGACTGGAAAGAACATGCAGACCGCCGATGCACGCGCGTAAATAAAGAAAAGTCCGCAGGCGAAGCCAGCTTCGCCAGTCTGTGCAGGTGTTTCGACACCGAAAGGACCTCGAGAGCCAATTTTGGGAAGGAAACGGACCCTCTGACGACCGTAGGCGCTCGTTTTCAAGTGAGGCCTGCCACAACGAAGCGAACCATGGCTTTCCcaggtcgagaagaaacagcgcgCGGCCTCTCGCAGGGCATGGAGGGCAACTGCCCCgacaaaaagagacagcaaaagggacagaaggagacagcaaaagggacagaaggagaTAGCAAaagggacagaaggagacagcaaaagggacagaaggagagagagaagaagagagggaagatgAAGTTGACGTACCTTTCACTTTCCAGAGATCGAGAGTGGAGGAAACGGCGCTTTGAATCTTGAGCAGGTGCTGCAGGCGTAGCCACaccaacgcatgcaagcccAAGCGCGTGAGCGAACGTCGGCGGACGACCGACACTGCGTCCCAAGGTCGCCTGCTGCAAAGAAGTTCCCCAGACACtcccctgcgtttctccttccggtctctttctctctgcgtctgtgtccTGTGTCCCTGTGTTTCTCGCTAGGCTTCTTTCGCGAACTCGCAGCCTGCCTTTTCAGCTCTCTCCCCCCCAAGgttcccccccccccccccacacACAGGCTTTCGTCGCAGGGAGCGTGCATCTCGGTGTCGCGgaggcgtctctccgtcggGTGTTCGTCTGGGTCCCTGAGTGTACCTTTttgtttcgcctcttctttgcgCGTCTCCTACCTTCATGATGTCTCcgtcgaaggagaagccCCAGCCAAGGACGTTGCTCAAATCGTTGCCGGTGCCGAGAGGACAGATGCCAACAGGGACGAGGCTCCGCAGGTCGCATGCGCGATCCCGTGAACCCCAAGCgacgccttcgctctctctgcggccGCGCCTGCCCTCGCCCTCGACTCCAACCTTTCCTGCGGCCTCTCCCGAGTCGACCTCGTCGCCAGTCTGCGCCTCGCTGCCTCGCTCCTCCTCCGCAGCTTCTGCCCCGTACACCTTGTGGATGCTGTCGATGATCCAACCGACAGTCCCGTCGCCTCCACACACCAACACACGGAGCCGCTTCGTCATCGCCAGCGgccgaaaaaaagacagcGCGCGGCTCGGTCCCCCTTCCGCCTGGATGTCGATCACCtagcgaaggaagagacagagacgcaagTGAAGTAAAACCAGGAGGGGGAACGCGGAGAGCGGTCAagagacgatgaagaagagcgcgacGGAAAGGATGGAAAAGCTACGCGAAGGAGTacacagggagaagagaggcgtcCAGAGCGTCGGTCGAATGCGAGAAGCCATCGGACGTTTCTTCCATTCGTTTTGCCAGCGAGGAGCAAGAGCAGAAaccagacgcagagagaaggacgacgacagagaagacttGTGTGTACAGGGTGCAGGCGCAAGCAACAGGCAATGACTTGGAAACATTCGGTTCGCAGACACGGCAGCTGGATTCCTCTCACCGCGCGTACCAACAGCTGGAGAACGACTCCTGTGTTGTATTCATGTCCAGCTTTCGTCACTAACCT
This window of the Toxoplasma gondii ME49 chromosome VI, whole genome shotgun sequence genome carries:
- a CDS encoding diacylglycerol kinase, putative (encoded by transcript TGME49_239250~Signal peptide predicted by SignalP 2.0 HMM (probability 0.952) with cleavage site probability 0.785 at residue 41~Predicted trans-membrane domain (TMHMM2.0):22-45:85-108:114-137) — its product is MAQLASRSLCAGPSSACHGSRRFLLASLAVLFFVGLGCCLGVPVSPSPPADASEDLFCTYYGDSDCPSFLSFAAQTLGLCFRTWKNVSAAALEAGLSGLARLVPFLATDGATSRMIHIVLSVLATVCFLLLLSQIFWRYRVHHYNKSGSQGLIPKSLHQWEPFSSSSSPRYCSVCRQLISGFLIYRNTGWACTLCQRYAHTKCLRLAERLDCKTPCLPAPTPHVFIQGNLSAEATCCCCGLACSSNFGLDGLRCLWCNRTLHEECRHRLPSPLCDLGPFRQLVLPPSAVSLSFSLLSSNRGLLRVASSLWRRVGVKEVVKEGLREVQEGVRKFNEAIVQPLKKSLKFEQRHSEQVVQGERGKTRLEGAHEKQREGKGDAHQLASEVEENRSTEQASGEAECRGNSGGSREAESGEDPLANEATRESKSVENESVDKEKEKDAQKKPREETCELVGEEEQEDATRGDGSDNPPVDPGGKKDGGRSEPPRILSRFSESKGQPKPTTTARDSSTDSAAPSLTAASSDTQRLPEAEQTQDARSQRTDASPWGENKSTGGGQAGEAVEQHGDSAAIARGTGDREAAETSQPHGWAPDSSGETLHTPARDDPPCPHNARRKLASTQRDEKQREGTACLLASAASSFACHGPPEPLGSHRPTAGAATSEEGDESRCQKTESENDGLGSGDVVRVGGFTDFTEERSEEDLRTPSLEKGSEGQDARQTEPDGRQKSGAPSEEALEKEDASVVSGKKLRLKTPRRNGSSLPGAGSKTRRRESSRTQMMYTVAKAMPPMAAVWRLRSNPSLWFSEPQATPLLVFVNVKSGGQTGKAIYKDLVAILNPLQVIDIQAEGGPSRALSFFRPLAMTKRLRVLVCGGDGTVGWIIDSIHKVYGAEAAEEERGSEAQTGDEVDSGEAAGKVGVEGEGRRGRRESEGVAWGSRDRACDLRSLVPVGICPLGTGNDLSNVLGWGFSFDGDIMKHLLKIQSAVSSTLDLWKVKVISDKTNATLVETTFSNYLDVGVAARIVLKFHKLREENPELFQSRLGNKFLYGEVGFRDFLVTPNIALRGLKIFCDGQEIALPYLEGICVVNIPSFAGGVELWDTAPESWAASASPGGLSPLPSLQYSSHDVGRAPQQRQLLPSFPVSHNRESRSHAVSHLSQSAHALPATRRRMHTRLSRAREDRQAVEKVHLSDPPSFSPASSAAVFHLAPPRTSVSGRSVSASHHRSRRACEAAAEEFRACRCCCCGAQVTLPSFPRGDSVSTGARSSSSRFSACTDSAPPVSASLRDFRLRERIAGTRTQSPHPRMSSSLSGEYCDALHTNFSRRKRARHERMHFSIHSLNSSSLPTSFVHATSVRASSSALSSPPWEPAVELRGASPTDAGSRRRCVSEESREKRRLERTPVPDAGDRHEGDRGNLPSGSKASRSTADPEIAPAVAPQELSPKDSDGCTRDRQKKSQSKAAEEDDDSVDRPFAGSSQRKSRVSCSTSPLKNRKTKDSHNRKRSARGAGRGVWQTRGQSLEDVSVSELSPRRARRGRNVEERLRKGRVACSAWLRFPENRTKLCCGDCCGCSNARDATYSPSIRPRRDEGEEREEGERTRFASRREGEEREEGERTRFASSRKSASCGPRGSESEESNRGERETVEASGREGREMRRSQRAETLAVDRGPEEPKLEIACKPNVAGPQRLAGSEKNAESEEMKEQAQREEGTKSEIKSPNGPTRWRQQIINDQLIEVVGFKSLFHLGQVQVGLAKPVRLCQGRDIQLVLPQEIPLQIDGEPTMLQAETTMHITWHGETPVLLASDKSAQTQTLAAVQQVLATAYSRGLLSDYQFAQLANEFQKRF